In Glycine soja cultivar W05 chromosome 10, ASM419377v2, whole genome shotgun sequence, the genomic stretch CCTCCAAGAAAAAGGAGCCTATAATgctaaatcttaaaaataatatggaATTGGACAATGCCCTGAATATGAGGAAAAATGTATGATTAAATCAGAATGTCACTAGCTTGTGGGACAAGTGGAATATGTCCTCTTACTCGTCTTTTAAAGTACTACCATACTACAACCTAATCAATGGTTAAGCCTACAAGCTAATCTGCCTAATTTCATTCTTTCAATTCGTACCCGCATTTTCCTACCAAACctttacacacacaaacacaaaagCAGTACCTGTGATTTTGGTTCTCCAGGTGATTTATGATGACGCTGCTGATGCATTTGCTGATGGTTTTGGAACTTTTGGTGGCGGTTCCTCAAACATACCTGAGCATATATAAATTGAACCGCATGCAAATAATTATAACCCAATCCAATAGTAGTCAAATTACTAGAAATTAGAGTATGACTATAAACTAATAAAGAAAAGCAAGACACACACGATTAACTGAAATAGCACTAACTGATGCTTCTTAGTATAGAGAAAGTTATAGAGTAATTAATCTTGCAAAATAATGCCAACCAAGTTGTTCTCACATGGAAGACCATAAagaaagagaacaagagaaaagaaaatatgaccTTAGTGCCGCATGCCTCGTTCAGAACATGAGAGGGTAACCATAGCATTCCTTCTTCAAAACCAACTTCACCATCATCATGAACATGAATAGCAGCCATAGCCAGAGACAGAGAGAGATTGTTGTTGATTTCGAAGACAGTTCAATTGCTACCTTATTCTGGAACGGTTGAGACCAGACAGGCTTTTAAAGCTCCAACTTCTAACCTGCAACATAAACTTACTACGTGGTGTTAGTAATAGTGGGGTGAGAATCTCTAGTTTATGCCTACGCTCCTCAGATAGCGCGTGCGTTATGCATGCTCTTCTCTGCTACCACCCAACCTTAAACGACGATGTCGTTTAGTTGCGCGTACGGTTAACGTCCTCTTGGTGTTGGGGCCCTTGGTGAAAATATAGGGAGATATTGGTCATTTCATAACAACATTGGGACTCAACGTTGTTGGCTACTTGGTTATATGTGGGTGTGGGTTGAGTTCGGTAAACCCCTCCATATATCTCTAGTTGTTGTTGCACTTCTCATGTGTTTGGTCACACTAACTATCTCCACGAACTTtctaaattctaaataatttaattttgagacTCAACTTGTTTATTTTGGTGATCAACCTCAAAAGATGCAGCTAAATGCTAATAATCCCTATTTGACTTATCAAAAAGTGTACAACGCAGacaatgattaataatttatgagcgaaagaaaaatataaaagatggtAATGGTATGCCTATGTTATCTAAGTTTTCTGTACGTATGTGGATGCTAGCAACTAACTTTCTGAACCACCATACCAAATTCTCCCAacgttttaaaattattgcatGGAACAATTGTCTAAGCTGCAAATAATAGTAACTAACGTAGTTGCAATCCTctgctttgttttccttttctttttcattttatgaactttttttttttagatttcattttattttccacCAAAGTTGGAGAAATggagtttctttaatatttttttttacttaattagaaTATCAACAAATCAATACTAAGCCGCACCTTACTTAATTAAGAGCAAATTATTTATGCACCGACAGTgtcaagagtttttatattattatttaatcataaattattatatatgataaatttattaatttttatcatcgCTACCATAAAAGTGATgtcaaaaataatttcttattagttaataatgtaaatttcTTTACGTTAAGAgtacataaaatataaataaaaatatatatttaatgtatttatatatcaaactAAGATACATGGACACGCATAAAGTATGGAGTATTAGTTGTTAAAGAATATAGGTAATAtcacaagaaaaagaagaagctaTATAACGACCCTAGCTAGCTCCACAAAAACATTAACTACTTCCGGTGCTATAATAAcgtaaataattaaatgttcATTGCGGATTAGGCGAGTTAGGAGGAGACGATAAATTGATGAAAACACGTGTATTCAATCACAGGaaagaatataataattgtAATAATGTTGCAAACGGGATTTGTGTGAAGCAGGTAATTAGAAAATCATCAGAAAAGTTGATACATGAAAAATTTGAAGATCCATCGTCACGCTAATATGCTGTGGATAAATGTTTGTTGGTGTACTTGAGTTAATAAAGGTTGAGTTTCTTACGTACGTATGCGGTATGTTcaaaataaatagatatattTACACACCAAATCAGGAAATAGAGCGAGCTATCAACTCAAGATTTAGGTCAACAAAACCCCCATCCTTTTGGTTGGTTGAGAGACCATGCAAGTAATTGCAAATTTGCAACACCACCAAATCTATAAACGAAAATGTATACCTACACAAAgaaaaattaactgaaaatttgtattaaatatgGTAATTGGGAAATGTACGTCATCCACTGCACATTTGAGAATCAACGAAAACAACTGCAGCGTGCAGAAATGTTGGCAAACTTAACCAACTTCCATGAATTTCTAAAGCTTCCAGGTTGGAATGGAAGAAGGATCAGTAACAGGGTGTCCTATAACTTGTAGGGCAGCAAaattgtgaagaaaaaaaaagaaaaatgtgataTGATGCCCACGTAATAACATGATAACATCGTAAATAGATTGAAGTATTCAACCGGGTAATCTACTGATTATACCTCCAAAATCAAGGTTGAGTCAAAATTGGTATCAGTTGCCGAGTTGTTACATTCACAAACATACAAATGGGACGAGCACTATGAAAAATCGTAGCCAAAACGCTTTCAAGTCTTCCAGGTAGCATTGGTGCATGAAAAGAACAAAATGGAACTATTCCTTAGCGTTTTCCTTGTTTCATGCCTTTTAATATTAACTAAATGCGCTGCTTTCCAACCCCATATCATGTTATGTCCTATTTTTAGAATGCACTGAATATAAAATACTAAGTAAAATAGTGCTTGCATGTCTCGTACTATCACATAAACCAAACGCTACATAAGACTCCTTTAATTGGTGCTTGGCTTAGGATAAAATCCTTGAAACATCGCTCACACACATTTTACTCGTTAGATCCAATAGTCTACGAGTCTCTTCATCCAACTTAACATTATCCTTTCTCATCCTCTCTGCGACAATCATAGGCATTTTACCAGCAGTTGCATAAGTTTTAAGAAATAgattatatatattagtattgaCGTGGCCAGCATTCCTAAGGATAACCAACAACTGTTCTGCTCCTTTAGTGTGAGCTTGTTCCTCAATGATTTTGAATGCTTCTTGTACTAACCTTTGATCCGGACTCCATTTTGTCACACTAGAAATAGCTTTACTAAAATAATCCAGAAATTTTTCCACAtccttccttttcaaataacccCATGTAAATAGCTCCCATGTAGTGTAACAAGGAATGACACCCTTTTGCACTATCTGATTACAAAAATCTTCAGCCATTTCCATCTGGTCTTGGTTAATGTATGAACCAAGAAGTATGTTTGAAACTCTGACATCATTGGTACCGGAAACAGACTCCCACTCCCTATAAAGATCCTCAGCTCCAGCAAAGTCTCCAAGTTTCAACAGTGAGGATATCATGCAAATATACTCATTATCATTCATTTTGCGAAAGGAGGCCTTCATTTTCTCCCATATTCGATTAACGTCATCTTTGTTCCCCATGTTTGTATGCAAGCTAAGAAGAGAGGAATATGCAACTCGGGTTTTCCTCGAGGTTCTGTTCTCCATTTCTTTAACAGTAGCTCCAGCTTTTTCAAGGCTAgcattttttatgtataaattggTCAATGTACTGTATGTTACCCAGTCCGGATCTATTTTTGCCTTCTTTAACTCAAGCAGAACTCTTTCTGCAGTTTCAACATCATTCTGTGAGGCACAAGCAGCTAACCATAAATTGAAAGTGACAATATCTGGGGAAGTGTTcatctttagttcctgaataaTTTTAGGAACCTTTTCTAGCTTCCCATTTGAGATATAGAGAGATATCATGTGGTTATAAGGAAGAGGATTTATCAATAAGTCACATTCTGACATTTTCAACATGAGGGCCTCAGCTTTGTCAACCAAATTATTTTGGACATAGGCATGGAGAAGTGCAGAGCAGGTTTGTTTGCCCCTCATTCTATCAGGAAGATCCTCAAAGAATTTTTCTGCACTATTCAAACCACGAACTTTAGTTATCAAGTCCAAGTGGACAGCATAGTCACCTTGCACCAGCTTCATATCTTTCTGTAAGGTCATCCATTCACATACCTGCATTTGCACACACAAAAGGATCAACCCTTTTAAATTCTAGGCCAATTAAAAATCACTCCAACTAGTCCCTTTAGCCTAGATCACTTGGTTGGGACATTTGCAGGTAAGCAGGGTTCAACAAATATTCATGAAACATCCTTTTCCTCTCCTGTTCCCCTAGAAGGGTCTAataacacccccccccccccccccaaaaaaaaaatttgctgCACCGAATAATATAACAATTCTTCTAGCCAGATTGTTTTAACAGAAGAGTTTAATATTCATgcattttcagtaaaaaaaacttttaaacaaTCAACTAAGTGTTTGTTTGGGTGAGCatttacaaaattgattttggttaaacTGATTTTGAAGTAATGTGATATTTATTTACATGTTTCTATTCTAAAAGCAGGTTAATAAGAAAACTAAGTATAAAATTTTTCATCCAGCGCCAAAACTACCTAAAGTTATTTCAACTCAATCAATTTTGAACAAGAATCAATTCTTCAGCATAGAACTAAACAAGTGAACATTCAACTAAGACCAAACACGCAGTAATAACATGAATCCAAACACGCACTAATATGTATGacttttaaattacaaaattgaaCATTGTTATAGTAACCCAACATAAAACTTTTCGAGGACAATAACCAAAGGAAAGCCAGCAGTGTGTGTCTCATGAATCAGGTTACAACTAACAATGATTAGAGAGTCGAAAGGAAGATGAACGAACCTCGAGTGCGTGTTTGTAACGCTTGTCCTTGCGAAGCTCTCGAACAATGCGATTGAGCTGGTATTTGCGAGGGGGCTCGTGACCCTCTTCCTTCCACTTGTTGATGGCGACGACGGCACTGCGTTTCGGGTACACAAGGCTCAGAAGCCTCCGCCCCAGCGTGTCTCCACCGCCGCTGGAACTGGCGGCGGCGGAGCCTACTCTTGCCTCCGCCGAAGCGGAAAAGTGGCGAACGACGGCAAGATACGTTCCAACGGAACGAAGCAACGTGTCCGTTTTCCTCAACTGCATCATAATTCCTGAGTTGATTTTAGCACTTAAACCCTAATTGGAATAAGTCCCCATTTCCCATggctatttttattttcgtttgCCCTATCGTTTCTTTTTCGGTTTTTGCAATACCCACTCCGTCCTTGGCTACACACACAATCACGGTGTAAATAGTagtatatttttagaatttgattttaaataaatttacagtattaatgtaaaaaatatatattatgaattacattaattaaaaactacTTTACgcataaagtttaaaataattatttaactctAAAAACATTAtgagataaattattattagatgacgatataaaaactatttatattattattattattatatttaacttaatttatattttattcttgataATGCTATTTTTATtcagtttttataattattatactttATATAAATAGCGATTATACTTAATTATCCATTAAAATATGACGTTATTTATGTAGTGtaagattaaaaatttatttttcataaaaataaaataaaaaatattatattttcaaagaaaaactgaAATCAAATAGGtaagagattaattttttaaaaaagttaatcaaGCATTAGTATATTTTAgcttacttttttattattgcaGTACATAATTTCTGTTTGAACTTGAAATTGATTGTTTGGGAAGATATAAATTCCAGGTGAGTCGTTCATTTGTCCAAAAAAACACCCAGCTGGGGCAGCACCGCACTGCGTTCCCATACGAACAACTCTGAAATTTCTCGTATCTTTCATGGTTTCCCGCTTCGCTACAATGGTGGGCCCCTCCAGCGCCAGCGGCCGTAGGGAAGTTAGAATCGCCGTCGTGGGCGACGGAGCCACCGGAAAATCCACACTCATAGCCGCAATGGCATCGGAGTCTTTCCCCAAGTCCGTTCCGCCCGTGCTTCCCCCCACTCGCTTGCCCCGCAATCTCTTCCCCGATTCCGTTCCTCTTACCCTCATCGACACACCTTCCAGGTCCCTGCCACACTAGCATTCCATTACCATTGAagaaaccaaaacaaaataaataaacaacaatagTATTCCTTTTCTAAAACAATTGGTTAATCAAAGATAAGCCCTAGATTTAACTGAAATAGTATATGATTCAATTTACTTTGACCTAAAACCTACATACGAACCTTCTTGATTGAATTAACACTTTCGTTGAGACATCCGCATTgttttacagttttttttttttttactctcaaattttaattgaataaggACGTGTGATTTCTTGTGTTTTTAGCTTGGCAAAACAAGGCACACgcaatgaagaattgaagctagCTGATACAGTGGTTTTAACCTATGCTTGTGATGAACCGGTGAGCTTTGAGCGTGTGACTACTTACTGGCTCCCTGAATTGCACAAGTTGGAGGTTGGTTTTGCTTCTTGTTTTAGTCACTGGCGTTTTCGGTTTAGGAATAATGAAGTGTGAAATGAATGGCATTGTTTATCGTGATGCAGGTGAAGGCACCTGTGATTGTGGTCGGTTGCAAGCTTGACCTGCGGGATGAAAACCAGCTAGTGAGCTTAGAGAGTCTCACCACTCACATAATGAAACAGTTTACTGAAGTTGTCACCTGTGTTGAATGCTCTGCAGCTACACTTTATCAGGTATGCTGCTTTGCTTTGTCATTGTTACTTGCTCATGCTTAAGGTTTAAGTTGTGTTCAGGGGTGCGGTTTCATTGTGTTTCTTGATATTGTGGAAAACTGTAGACAAATGCGGTCACAATTGCAGTGGTGGACACCCCTAAAACCTCAACGTTGTGGGTGAAATTGCACTCGGAgatgttttttaaaaccttggtcATGCTATCTATTGTTTAGCctgcaaattaattttatagttagtCTGTTATAAGGTTAGAGAACAATGCCAAAATGTATGAGtggattgtattttttattgttttaaagaTCACTCATTCATGTGGTTTTCTTAGAGCACCATTCAGTGCAATAATCCTAAGAAACTCGAGCATTTATGCAATAGTGCAACTGTTTTGCTTTAGGCATATAAGGATATGTTCTTGATGATGTTGGAATTATAATTTGACTccctattttgtaaaactcaggtgccttatatttaattattaatttttgattatttttaggtcccacaagttttttattttgcccAAAAAGCAGTACTGCATCCAGTAGATCCATTGTTTGATTATGAAAGACATGCTTTAACAGATCGATGTGTGAGGGCGTTAAGAAGAATATTTGTTCTTTGTGATCATGACATGGATGGTGCCCTCAATGATGAAGAACTCAATGAGTTTCAGGTTTTTGATAAATTACCCTCCCAACccttttttctctcaatataTACTTTGAATATTTAGTCTGTGTTATCCCTTTTagttttgataatatatatatcaacaggTTAGATGCTTCAATGCACCATTGCAACCATTTGAAGTAGCAAATATCAAAACAATTGTAGAGCAGAAAGTACCTGAAGGAGTCAACTCTATTGGTCTTACCTTTCCAGGCTTTATTTATGTCCATAATTTGTTTCTAAAGAAAGGGAGAACAGAGACATTATGGGCTGTTCTAagaaagtttgaatatgataatGATTTAAAACTCCGGGATGATTTCCTTCCTGTTCCATCCAAGCAGGCTTCTGATCAGGTTGTACTTTTTTTCTTGGTTGCTGCTATTTATGAAGTTCCATTTTGATCTTCCTGTTTGATTTAATTGGAAGAGGTTAGAGTACTGTTGGGTCaaccatttaatttttataatttctatacTTGTATTAACCATAACAGGAATTTTGTGTAATTGTTAAATGAAGAAAACTCAAATGTTACATATGGGTTGTACATGTTCTAGTAACATTAGCCATTAATTACTAATTCTATGTTTTTCTCAATGTTGattattgcccaaaaccaaacAAGTAGGAAATGTTAGCTGACAGCTGTGAACTACTCAGATCACTAGGATTGATGATTGTGAAGAGTCtagattttatatttgttctaaAAAATAACTCTTATATGTTGTGTGGTTATTCATTGTCCAgactccaaatattttcttttgtacaAGTGTATGGCAGTTTGGACTGCAATTAGTTTACAGCTTGTACTtgacataatataatattattcctTTTTGCTCATTGTTGAATTGAAAAGAGGATGCAAATATTTGATGGTAGACGTTAATGATGCATGCTTGTTCAATCAAATGATCATTTTCTTAGAATCAGGAGACAAAGTTCCTCTTTTTACCAAGCATTACATTATCTTGCAGAGTGTGGAGCTGACAAGTGAAGCCGTAGAGTTTCTGAATGGTATCTTTCGATTGTTAGATACAGATAAAGTATGTATAACTTTTTTGGATTATCTTGATAACCACTACTACGTGCTTTAAACACCCCCTTTAGGTGGCTTTCAATGCGTAACAgcaatattttttctaatattccTTTTGGAAACTTGATGCTTTTCTAGGATCGATACCTACGACCTGCTGAAGTTGATAAGCTATTTGATATTGCTCCGGAAAGGTGACCTTTCCCATTACTTGCCCCTTAAAAGTAGTATCATcctaattttatgtttattctgCATAATTGTACTTTCTTACCTTGATGAAGTACTCTAGAAGTTGTTGACTACCTCTAACAGCGTGACTTATTGCTTCACTCAGTAGAGGAGAGCTTTAGATAACTTCCTAGGTTCAAAACTCAATAACATATTGATAGGATCCTTGAGGACATAATGATTTACAAACTTAGTTTAGCAGCAGAATAAAAGTAATTACATATGTTGAGTGGTAAGAGTATTTATGGAATTTGTTTGG encodes the following:
- the LOC114369470 gene encoding mitochondrial Rho GTPase 2-like isoform X1; this encodes MVSRFATMVGPSSASGRREVRIAVVGDGATGKSTLIAAMASESFPKSVPPVLPPTRLPRNLFPDSVPLTLIDTPSSLAKQGTRNEELKLADTVVLTYACDEPVSFERVTTYWLPELHKLEVKAPVIVVGCKLDLRDENQLVSLESLTTHIMKQFTEVVTCVECSAATLYQVPQVFYFAQKAVLHPVDPLFDYERHALTDRCVRALRRIFVLCDHDMDGALNDEELNEFQVRCFNAPLQPFEVANIKTIVEQKVPEGVNSIGLTFPGFIYVHNLFLKKGRTETLWAVLRKFEYDNDLKLRDDFLPVPSKQASDQSVELTSEAVEFLNGIFRLLDTDKDRYLRPAEVDKLFDIAPESPWNDAPYKDAAEKTDMGYISLNGFLSQWALMTLLDPKRSLANLIYIGYNGNPAEALCVTRRRSVDRKKQTTERNVFQCYVFGSKHAGKSALMYSLLGRPFSNNYTPTTVEQYAANVIELKGVTRKILILREIPEDGLLQFLSNQDCLAACDVAVFVYDSSDEYSWKKSRDLLEKVVRQGELTGYRTPCLLIAAKDDLAPVPRTVLDSVKVTQALGIKAPIHVSMKLGDSSNVYNKIVNAAEHPHLSIPETETARRKKQHNQLLHHSLIFALVGAAMAVAGLTACRVRAVKKNTAA
- the LOC114369199 gene encoding pentatricopeptide repeat-containing protein At4g02820, mitochondrial; protein product: MMQLRKTDTLLRSVGTYLAVVRHFSASAEARVGSAAASSSGGGDTLGRRLLSLVYPKRSAVVAINKWKEEGHEPPRKYQLNRIVRELRKDKRYKHALEVCEWMTLQKDMKLVQGDYAVHLDLITKVRGLNSAEKFFEDLPDRMRGKQTCSALLHAYVQNNLVDKAEALMLKMSECDLLINPLPYNHMISLYISNGKLEKVPKIIQELKMNTSPDIVTFNLWLAACASQNDVETAERVLLELKKAKIDPDWVTYSTLTNLYIKNASLEKAGATVKEMENRTSRKTRVAYSSLLSLHTNMGNKDDVNRIWEKMKASFRKMNDNEYICMISSLLKLGDFAGAEDLYREWESVSGTNDVRVSNILLGSYINQDQMEMAEDFCNQIVQKGVIPCYTTWELFTWGYLKRKDVEKFLDYFSKAISSVTKWSPDQRLVQEAFKIIEEQAHTKGAEQLLVILRNAGHVNTNIYNLFLKTYATAGKMPMIVAERMRKDNVKLDEETRRLLDLTSKMCVSDVSRILS
- the LOC114369470 gene encoding mitochondrial Rho GTPase 2-like isoform X2; translation: MVSRFATMVGPSSASGRREVRIAVVGDGATGKSTLIAAMASESFPKSVPPVLPPTRLPRNLFPDSVPLTLIDTPSSLAKQGTRNEELKLADTVVLTYACDEPVSFERVTTYWLPELHKLEVKAPVIVVGCKLDLRDENQLVSLESLTTHIMKQFTEVVTCVECSAATLYQVPQVFYFAQKAVLHPVDPLFDYERHALTDRCVRALRRIFVLCDHDMDGALNDEELNEFQVRCFNAPLQPFEVANIKTIVEQKVPEGVNSIGLTFPGFIYVHNLFLKKGRTETLWAVLRKFEYDNDLKLRDDFLPVPSKQASDQSVELTSEAVEFLNGIFRLLDTDKDRYLRPAEVDKLFDIAPESPWNDAPYKDAAEKTDMGYISLNGFLSQWALMTLLDPKRSLANLIYIGYNGNPAEALCVTRRRSVDRKKQTTERNVFQCYVFGSKHAGKSALMYSLLGRPFSNNYTPTTVEQYAANVIELKGVTRKILILREIPEDGLLQFLSNQDCLAACDVAVFVYDR